A genomic segment from Nitrospira lenta encodes:
- a CDS encoding DUF4359 domain-containing protein, giving the protein MSLLRLASIVLVLGVAVGLALSNPTMDDYLQFVESELGKAIDRMDRSAPSREQQFIRQIFQSQSKKILQEVVRPHTMRQNWGLASRYVTQAVSTKIVVIGVAGHFIPIEGVEEATIKIGQLAF; this is encoded by the coding sequence ATGAGCCTGCTTCGTCTCGCGAGCATTGTGCTGGTCTTGGGCGTGGCGGTGGGGCTGGCTTTGTCCAATCCGACGATGGACGACTATCTCCAGTTTGTAGAGAGCGAATTAGGAAAGGCGATTGATCGAATGGATCGCAGTGCTCCCAGCCGCGAACAGCAATTTATCCGGCAGATCTTCCAGAGTCAGAGTAAGAAGATTCTCCAAGAGGTGGTTCGCCCCCATACCATGCGGCAGAATTGGGGACTAGCGAGTAGGTATGTTACCCAGGCAGTGAGTACGAAGATTGTTGTGATCGGTGTGGCTGGGCACTTCATTCCTATCGAAGGGGTGGAGGAGGCGACCATTAAAATTGGACAATTGGCATTTTAG
- a CDS encoding AmpG family muropeptide MFS transporter, with protein sequence MNISKFIPLVLLNRRLAVMFPLGFLSGLPLALTAGTLQAWLTVEGVDLKTIGIFTLVGLPYTLKFLWAPVIDRLVPPWLGRRRGWMVLTQLCVALGVVLMAVTSPRQHPELLAAFALLVAFLAASLDIVFDAYRTETLESQERGFGAAVWVNGYRIALLVAGAGALVVADLVGWQTTYLLLAGLMVIGTAVIVLSPEPSRVAEAPKTMGEAIGAPLAEFFTRPHAVGFLAVIVLYKLGDAFASSLQTAFLIGGIGFTAGEVGYVKGIGILATLLGALFGGLLMARMGLVQALLLFGLLQAVSNLGFVVLAWAGKSAALLAGVVMVENITGGMGTAAFVALVMSLCDPRYTATQFALLSSLEALGRVFAGRPSADVVAAVGWGQFFLLTFVVALPGLWAVWRVRERISFGPTGPVAPVVPAVVPVQPAGTR encoded by the coding sequence ATGAATATCTCTAAGTTCATACCGCTTGTTTTGTTGAACCGCCGTTTGGCGGTCATGTTCCCTCTTGGGTTTTTGTCCGGACTTCCCCTGGCGCTTACGGCCGGGACGCTGCAAGCCTGGTTGACGGTAGAGGGGGTGGATCTGAAAACCATCGGCATTTTCACGCTGGTGGGATTGCCCTATACGCTCAAGTTCCTCTGGGCGCCGGTTATTGATCGGTTGGTTCCTCCCTGGCTGGGTCGTCGGCGCGGCTGGATGGTGCTGACGCAGCTCTGCGTCGCACTCGGCGTGGTCCTGATGGCCGTGACGAGTCCGCGGCAGCATCCGGAGTTGCTGGCGGCCTTTGCACTGCTCGTGGCCTTTCTCGCGGCCTCGCTCGACATTGTCTTCGACGCCTATCGGACTGAGACGTTGGAGTCGCAGGAGCGGGGATTCGGTGCAGCCGTCTGGGTGAACGGATATCGGATTGCGTTGTTAGTGGCCGGGGCTGGGGCGCTGGTCGTCGCGGATCTCGTGGGGTGGCAAACGACGTATCTGTTGTTGGCAGGGCTCATGGTGATCGGAACCGCTGTCATTGTGCTGAGTCCGGAGCCGAGCCGCGTTGCCGAGGCTCCCAAGACGATGGGCGAAGCGATCGGTGCGCCGCTTGCCGAATTCTTTACGCGTCCCCATGCGGTCGGATTTCTGGCGGTGATTGTGCTCTATAAGCTTGGTGATGCTTTTGCGTCGTCGCTCCAAACCGCGTTTCTCATCGGTGGCATCGGCTTTACTGCCGGAGAAGTCGGGTACGTGAAGGGTATCGGGATTCTGGCGACGTTGTTGGGGGCACTGTTCGGCGGTCTCTTGATGGCACGGATGGGGCTTGTGCAGGCGCTCTTGCTATTCGGCCTGCTGCAGGCGGTGTCTAATCTCGGATTTGTGGTGTTGGCCTGGGCGGGGAAGAGTGCAGCGTTGCTTGCCGGCGTGGTGATGGTTGAAAATATTACTGGAGGGATGGGCACCGCGGCGTTTGTCGCCTTGGTGATGTCGCTCTGTGATCCGCGGTATACGGCGACGCAGTTTGCGCTGCTGTCCTCGCTCGAAGCTCTCGGTCGTGTGTTTGCCGGGCGTCCTTCTGCCGATGTCGTCGCGGCGGTCGGGTGGGGCCAGTTTTTTCTGCTGACCTTTGTGGTGGCGCTGCCCGGTCTCTGGGCGGTATGGCGCGTGCGCGAACGAATTTCCTTTGGCCCGACCGGTCCAGTTGCGCCGGTTGTCCCAGCTGTCGTACCGGTTCAGCCGGCCGGTACTCGCTAA
- a CDS encoding cadherin repeat domain-containing protein codes for MSLSTGALSGSTLDLTQPVLVDIDLTGITAGAGARFSFDLLGFGDRTSTIVLDNVLLTNGHPTAAPVAVNDAYTVAEGATVTLTITPTNDAPVIAPMAAQTVEQGRTLTVHVVATDPGDSNSAPESTVLTYRLAPGASSGTSIDANIGVLSWAVPRTQTVGRYTIAVIVTDAGTPVLSATRRMTVDVKELTTTPPTLHPIGPKVVNEEAELRLTMAATYSDLPAQPLGYRATGLPAGARFNATARGASAELTVRLVPDKVTHLAGRCRDGLTSDLDAYTADGLSLDRARPYRVPRSLAG; via the coding sequence GTGAGCCTCTCGACTGGCGCCCTCTCCGGTTCCACGTTGGATCTGACGCAACCGGTGCTCGTCGACATTGACCTGACCGGTATCACGGCTGGAGCAGGGGCCCGGTTCTCGTTCGATCTGCTCGGGTTTGGGGACCGCACCAGTACCATCGTCCTCGACAACGTGCTGCTCACGAACGGGCACCCGACGGCGGCGCCCGTCGCGGTGAATGATGCCTACACCGTCGCCGAAGGCGCGACCGTCACGCTCACCATCACGCCGACGAACGATGCGCCGGTGATCGCGCCGATGGCGGCACAGACGGTGGAGCAGGGGCGCACGTTGACGGTTCACGTAGTGGCCACGGATCCGGGCGATTCGAACAGCGCGCCGGAATCCACCGTCTTGACCTACCGTCTCGCACCAGGCGCCTCGAGCGGCACCAGTATTGATGCGAACATCGGCGTCTTGAGTTGGGCGGTCCCGCGCACACAGACGGTGGGCCGCTACACGATAGCCGTGATTGTGACGGATGCCGGGACGCCGGTCTTGTCCGCGACTCGCCGCATGACGGTCGACGTGAAAGAACTGACCACTACTCCGCCGACGCTCCATCCGATTGGGCCCAAGGTGGTCAACGAAGAGGCTGAGTTGCGGCTCACGATGGCCGCGACCTATTCGGACCTCCCGGCACAGCCGCTGGGGTACCGCGCGACCGGCTTGCCGGCAGGGGCGAGGTTCAATGCCACGGCGCGTGGCGCTTCTGCTGAATTGACAGTGCGCCTCGTGCCCGATAAAGTGACCCACCTTGCCGGGAGGTGTCGAGATGGTCTCACGAGCGACCTGGATGCGTACACTGCTGATGGCCTCTCTCTTGATCGTGCCCGCCCATACCGCGTCCCACGGAGTCTTGCCGGTTGA
- a CDS encoding matrixin family metalloprotease produces MVNQVDAFGSGFLGLTSDQLALLNQATITIADLADGYLALTSGTTITLDTDAAGYGWFIDSTPLTNEEFVVGANPWQFTALEGRAAAGKIDLMTVLMHELGHVMGLDHVSSAVDGTRLMAGSIDPGIRRLPSALDLGAVASSTEPGTGTGSARSQSPDPSPGRLRSGAPRIRHPDAARRCDRGPDADGFAVQSPTGRHGPLQQPCEPLDWRPLRFHVGSDATGARRH; encoded by the coding sequence TTGGTCAATCAAGTCGATGCATTTGGCAGCGGCTTCCTTGGGCTGACGTCCGATCAACTTGCCTTGCTCAACCAGGCCACGATTACCATCGCCGATCTGGCTGATGGGTACCTGGCGCTCACGTCCGGCACGACCATCACATTGGATACCGATGCCGCTGGGTATGGGTGGTTCATCGATTCAACCCCGTTGACGAACGAAGAGTTTGTGGTCGGCGCGAATCCCTGGCAGTTCACGGCGCTGGAGGGCCGTGCCGCTGCCGGCAAGATCGATCTCATGACCGTGCTCATGCACGAACTCGGGCATGTCATGGGATTGGACCACGTCAGCTCCGCCGTAGACGGCACGCGCCTCATGGCTGGTTCCATTGATCCCGGCATCCGGCGATTGCCCTCGGCGCTGGATCTCGGAGCCGTGGCATCATCGACAGAACCGGGGACAGGCACCGGCTCCGCCCGGAGCCAGTCCCCTGACCCGTCCCCAGGACGCCTTCGAAGTGGCGCCCCTCGAATCCGGCACCCTGACGCCGCTCGCCGGTGTGACCGCGGGCCTGACGCAGACGGATTCGCTGTTCAATCTCCAACAGGACGGCACGGTCCGCTTCAGCAACCGTGTGAGCCTCTCGACTGGCGCCCTCTCCGGTTCCACGTTGGATCTGACGCAACCGGTGCTCGTCGACATTGA
- the mtaB gene encoding tRNA (N(6)-L-threonylcarbamoyladenosine(37)-C(2))-methylthiotransferase MtaB produces the protein MITNTAQPRASLHTLGCRLNQAETAVLGERLRQDGYRLVAFGEPTDLLVLNTCSVTEDAERTSRYLIRKTLKHSPNAFIAVTGCYAQTGPEGLKKQAGIDLIVGNQYKLDLPTFLPPSDRLQKHAAPVVHRTKTIAPEDFELPEYGTPDSTRAPLKIQDGCSTMCSFCLIPFARGRERSRLLDDLLREAELLAEQGVREVVLTGVNIGQYRQAGADLCTVIARLETIPGLERIRISSIEPTTVTDQLLELMASSSKLCPYLHIPLQSGDDGILAAMNRSYSAQDYVRLIERALHKIPDLGLGTDIMVGFPGEDEAAFGNTLKLATELPFAYFHVFPFSPRPGTAAVKLANPVAVTQMKKRTAILTSLSQAKRLASHDRHIGTTIPVLFEAGLHDGFALGTTANFLKVAVPSQSELTNQVHPVTITAASERWAVGHLATHHATTTTLQML, from the coding sequence ATGATCACGAACACTGCACAACCACGCGCCTCGCTGCATACGCTCGGCTGCCGGCTCAATCAAGCTGAAACTGCCGTGCTCGGTGAACGACTGCGGCAAGATGGCTATCGCCTGGTGGCATTCGGTGAACCCACTGACCTTCTCGTCCTCAATACATGTTCTGTCACGGAAGACGCCGAACGGACCTCCCGCTATCTCATTCGCAAGACACTCAAACATTCGCCCAACGCCTTTATTGCCGTGACCGGCTGCTATGCGCAGACGGGACCGGAAGGATTGAAGAAACAGGCTGGCATCGACCTGATCGTCGGCAATCAATACAAGCTCGACCTCCCGACCTTTCTGCCGCCCAGCGATCGTCTGCAGAAGCACGCGGCACCGGTCGTACATCGCACCAAGACCATCGCCCCGGAGGATTTTGAACTCCCCGAGTATGGAACGCCAGACTCCACCCGCGCACCACTCAAGATTCAAGACGGCTGCAGCACCATGTGCAGCTTCTGCCTGATTCCCTTTGCGCGAGGCCGGGAACGAAGCCGTCTGCTCGACGATCTGTTGCGCGAGGCCGAGCTGCTGGCTGAACAGGGAGTTCGGGAAGTCGTTCTGACCGGCGTGAACATCGGACAATACCGCCAGGCCGGCGCAGATCTCTGCACTGTAATCGCACGGCTGGAAACCATTCCCGGTCTGGAACGCATCCGTATTTCCTCCATTGAACCGACGACGGTCACTGATCAGTTGCTGGAGCTGATGGCCTCGTCATCCAAACTTTGCCCCTATCTCCACATTCCTCTCCAAAGTGGAGACGACGGCATCCTAGCCGCGATGAACCGATCCTATTCCGCACAGGACTATGTTCGGTTGATTGAGCGAGCCTTACACAAGATTCCCGATCTGGGACTTGGCACAGACATCATGGTCGGCTTTCCCGGGGAAGACGAAGCGGCCTTCGGCAATACGCTGAAGCTGGCCACTGAACTTCCCTTTGCCTATTTCCATGTGTTCCCATTTTCCCCAAGACCGGGAACCGCGGCGGTGAAGCTGGCCAATCCCGTCGCGGTAACGCAGATGAAAAAACGAACCGCCATCTTAACGAGTCTGTCGCAAGCCAAACGCCTCGCCTCTCACGACAGGCATATCGGAACGACGATCCCGGTCTTGTTCGAAGCCGGCCTCCATGACGGTTTTGCGCTGGGTACGACGGCTAACTTTCTGAAAGTCGCCGTCCCGTCTCAGTCCGAACTCACAAACCAGGTCCATCCCGTCACCATTACCGCTGCCAGCGAACGCTGGGCTGTCGGCCACCTGGCTACGCATCATGCCACGACAACGACATTACAGATGCTATGA